One stretch of Chryseobacterium scophthalmum DNA includes these proteins:
- a CDS encoding type IV secretory system conjugative DNA transfer family protein, whose translation MQEQQHQIKIYGFLQKAVYAVVALDCASLFYFNADVPVISNLLKNFSKLSFIYPPINAKFAILILIGLVAIGTKAKKKKDLNISKEIIAPMILGLLMIFSSLVWQNEAGNAKLPKVFPSLNLYQIIYAVLSFLGAVILQMGADSISKLMQQKMGKDRWNVEEESFDQNQELVTSDVTINIPYLFRYKNKSNKGWMNINPFRGTMVIGTPGSGKSFGVINPAIRQMIAKGFCLCIYDFKFPDLAQIAYYHYLLKKSKEADYDYNFHVINLKEVEKSKRVNPFHKKYIQTLAEAQEMAESMVSSLQKGGSSSGGGSEAFFTQSAINFLSSCIYFFATFENGKYSDLPHILSFMNRSYKEIFDTLFTNEEIFSLLSPFKTAYDNKAFDQLEGQIGTLKIFLSRLATKESFWVFSGDEVELKITDRENPSIIILASDPGTQDINSALYSSVLNRTLRLINSKHNLPGGIIADEFPTIYIHKIDNIVATARSNKVAVMLGLQEIPQLRQFYKKEVADTISAIVGNIISGSARDKNTLDWLEKLFGKIKQKSYSQSISQQGTTTSINEKMDNMIPAGKIAALKTGEMVGMIAQGEENDAEEYKTSAISGKINLDMKAIQEEEKNYVKMPSYYSFVDKKGVNRKEEVLMTNFRKINKEVELIVNENIKAA comes from the coding sequence ATGCAAGAACAACAACATCAAATCAAGATCTATGGCTTTTTACAAAAAGCAGTTTATGCAGTCGTTGCACTCGATTGTGCTTCGCTTTTCTACTTTAATGCTGATGTTCCGGTAATATCCAACTTGTTGAAAAATTTTTCAAAGCTGAGCTTTATTTACCCACCTATCAATGCCAAATTTGCAATATTAATTCTAATCGGATTAGTGGCTATCGGAACAAAAGCCAAGAAGAAGAAAGACCTTAATATTAGTAAAGAGATTATTGCTCCTATGATATTGGGATTGCTGATGATTTTCTCTTCATTGGTTTGGCAAAATGAGGCAGGAAATGCTAAACTTCCGAAAGTATTTCCCAGCTTAAATCTCTATCAGATAATTTATGCTGTTCTTTCTTTTTTAGGGGCAGTTATTCTTCAAATGGGTGCAGATAGTATTTCAAAACTGATGCAGCAGAAAATGGGAAAAGACCGATGGAATGTTGAAGAAGAATCTTTCGACCAAAATCAGGAATTGGTAACATCGGATGTCACAATCAATATTCCATACTTGTTCCGTTACAAAAACAAAAGCAATAAAGGTTGGATGAACATCAATCCTTTTAGAGGAACGATGGTCATTGGAACACCAGGTTCTGGTAAATCTTTTGGTGTGATCAATCCTGCCATAAGACAAATGATTGCAAAAGGTTTCTGTCTCTGCATCTACGATTTTAAATTTCCTGATCTAGCACAGATTGCATACTACCATTATTTGTTGAAAAAAAGTAAGGAAGCAGACTACGATTACAATTTCCACGTCATTAATCTGAAAGAGGTTGAAAAATCAAAACGAGTCAATCCATTTCACAAAAAGTACATCCAAACTTTAGCAGAAGCCCAGGAAATGGCAGAATCAATGGTTTCATCTCTACAGAAGGGAGGTTCGAGTTCCGGAGGTGGTTCTGAAGCTTTCTTTACCCAATCCGCCATCAATTTTCTGTCTTCCTGTATTTATTTTTTTGCAACATTTGAAAATGGAAAATATTCTGATCTGCCTCATATTCTTTCCTTTATGAACCGCAGTTATAAAGAAATTTTTGACACACTTTTTACCAACGAAGAAATTTTCTCTTTGCTTTCGCCTTTCAAAACGGCGTATGACAACAAAGCGTTTGATCAGCTGGAAGGACAAATTGGAACTTTGAAAATATTCCTTTCCCGATTGGCAACTAAAGAAAGCTTTTGGGTGTTTTCGGGAGATGAAGTGGAATTGAAGATTACTGATCGTGAAAATCCATCCATTATCATATTAGCATCAGATCCGGGAACACAGGATATTAACTCAGCCCTTTATTCCTCGGTGTTAAACAGGACTTTAAGATTGATCAATTCCAAGCACAATTTACCGGGAGGAATTATCGCAGACGAATTTCCGACGATTTATATTCATAAAATTGATAACATCGTGGCCACTGCAAGAAGCAATAAAGTTGCTGTAATGCTTGGATTACAAGAAATTCCGCAGCTCAGACAGTTCTACAAAAAAGAAGTTGCAGATACTATTTCTGCGATTGTTGGAAATATTATTTCCGGTTCTGCCAGAGACAAAAATACATTGGATTGGTTGGAAAAACTATTTGGGAAAATTAAACAGAAATCATACTCACAATCAATTTCACAGCAAGGGACGACCACCAGTATTAATGAAAAGATGGACAATATGATTCCTGCCGGAAAAATTGCGGCTCTGAAAACCGGAGAAATGGTTGGAATGATCGCACAGGGAGAAGAAAATGATGCTGAGGAATATAAAACGTCTGCAATTAGTGGTAAAATTAACCTGGATATGAAAGCGATTCAAGAAGAAGAAAAAAACTATGTTAAAATGCCATCTTATTACTCTTTTGTAGATAAAAAAGGGGTTAACCGCAAAGAAGAAGTGCTGATGACCAACTTTAGAAAGATCAACAAAGAAGTGGAACTCATTGTGAATGAAAATATTAAAGCTGCGTAA
- the traK gene encoding conjugative transposon protein TraK gives MLIKNIEQRIKINKVISLSTIAFAVFIVIAGFFFAYRMIEDSRKSIYILDNGVPVLAKQTDVLLNRPVEYKAQIELFHRLFFTLAPDDTYIKDNIQKSLYLIDDSGKKEYTNLKEKGFYNQIIASSSMVSIHTDSIALNMEQKKFSFFGKQMITRKSSVITRKLITEGFFEDIIRSPNNPHGVILKNWRIINNEEISNQNKNSY, from the coding sequence ATGCTTATCAAAAATATAGAACAAAGAATCAAGATCAACAAGGTCATTTCATTATCTACCATTGCTTTTGCTGTTTTTATTGTCATAGCCGGATTTTTCTTTGCATACAGAATGATCGAGGATTCCAGAAAATCAATTTACATTTTAGACAATGGTGTTCCGGTTCTTGCCAAGCAGACAGATGTCCTGCTGAACCGACCTGTTGAATACAAAGCTCAAATTGAATTATTCCACCGATTGTTTTTCACGCTCGCACCAGATGATACCTATATCAAGGATAATATTCAAAAGTCATTGTATCTCATCGATGACAGCGGAAAAAAGGAATATACAAACCTAAAGGAAAAAGGTTTTTACAATCAGATCATTGCCTCCAGTTCGATGGTAAGTATTCATACTGATTCAATTGCACTCAATATGGAACAGAAGAAATTCTCTTTTTTCGGGAAACAGATGATCACACGAAAATCTTCTGTCATTACGAGGAAGCTCATCACCGAAGGTTTCTTTGAAGACATCATTAGAAGCCCCAATAATCCCCACGGTGTGATTCTTAAAAACTGGCGAATCATCAATAACGAAGAAATATCCAATCAAAATAAAAACTCTTATTAA
- the traM gene encoding conjugative transposon protein TraM, with product MKKINFKEKKYVLPLLALPFLFLFGYVGAQFVKEDTSEKDKPKELSLSLGDTQDSIMTKNDAYDAFFKKEDNRTMLGGLDKEEDSLLNYDDQLSLAQKRKIDSLKAVNGRQNQYEAKGNQSSYYKPNQSQSDDKDYNRSSEIIKMLNDKSYGDQEDKYADTPKEKTQSVQPDPVKYLKEQMLVMDSLEKSRDPEYQSKLAAEQRLKSNKDKMDDFLNSTFNVSKSGINSGFNAFYKEKDNSFIKAVIDENNKGFLGSRIRFRLLEDIFVGNIKIIKGSILYGQISGFSMQRVNLNIVSVFTKGEIYPVNLSIYDVDGMKGLYVPQSIFRDMMREMGSNSVQGTQMDMGGKGFFSSIGSSLFTSTSKSIANLIKENKAKLKYNSYVFLIDEKQLKDSQNQKK from the coding sequence ATTAAAAAAATAAATTTTAAAGAAAAAAAATATGTTCTGCCACTTCTGGCTTTACCGTTTCTTTTTCTTTTCGGATATGTAGGAGCGCAGTTTGTCAAAGAAGACACGTCCGAAAAAGACAAGCCAAAAGAATTATCTCTTTCACTGGGGGATACGCAGGATTCCATTATGACCAAAAATGATGCTTACGATGCGTTTTTCAAAAAAGAGGACAACCGAACGATGCTTGGTGGTTTGGACAAAGAAGAGGATAGTTTACTGAACTATGATGATCAACTGTCCTTAGCACAAAAAAGGAAAATAGATTCATTAAAAGCAGTCAATGGCAGACAAAATCAATATGAGGCGAAAGGAAATCAATCCTCCTATTACAAACCAAATCAATCACAAAGTGACGATAAAGATTACAACAGGTCTTCGGAGATCATCAAAATGCTGAATGACAAATCTTACGGAGACCAAGAAGATAAATACGCTGATACACCAAAAGAAAAGACACAAAGTGTCCAACCAGACCCTGTAAAATATCTGAAAGAACAAATGCTCGTGATGGATTCTTTAGAAAAATCCCGTGACCCTGAGTACCAAAGTAAACTTGCCGCAGAACAGAGATTGAAATCAAATAAGGATAAGATGGACGATTTTCTCAATTCAACTTTCAATGTAAGCAAATCCGGAATAAACAGCGGTTTTAATGCTTTCTATAAGGAGAAAGATAACAGTTTTATCAAAGCGGTCATTGACGAAAATAACAAAGGCTTTCTGGGCAGCAGAATCAGGTTCCGCTTGTTGGAAGACATTTTTGTCGGAAACATAAAAATAATCAAAGGTTCGATATTATATGGTCAAATCTCAGGATTTTCAATGCAAAGAGTCAATCTCAATATTGTTTCAGTCTTTACCAAAGGGGAAATCTACCCTGTCAATCTATCCATTTACGATGTTGACGGTATGAAAGGACTGTACGTTCCGCAAAGTATTTTCAGAGATATGATGAGGGAAATGGGAAGTAACTCCGTACAAGGAACTCAAATGGATATGGGCGGAAAAGGATTCTTCTCAAGTATTGGATCCAGCCTGTTTACATCAACCTCCAAATCTATTGCCAACCTGATCAAAGAGAACAAAGCAAAATTGAAGTACAATTCTTATGTCTTTTTAATCGACGAAAAACAATTGAAAGATTCACAAAACCAAAAAAAATAA
- the traN gene encoding conjugative transposon protein TraN, giving the protein MKTLLYTLLIFAANLLTAQTASKEQIISDLPEIEITEGINLHIISPEPIQYVDLSTEKLTGDLPASNIARIKITDHPDSDEKGKIKTPSVFFNGDKIGVITVVAQSFIAQYKVVYRNQDNLNTITNIHIQPEAMQPVEFEKMVFSNLELRKFAMDIIKKKSEINPIREEKNLKLSFQLNNVYVISDYIFLDMTIKNNSNLSYDIEDLKFSLEDKKIHKATNNQSVDLTPILQLNPQKHFRKNFRNIYVFKKFTYPNSKVMMIRLIEEQLSGRTIEMKVNYSEILKADTF; this is encoded by the coding sequence ATGAAAACGTTATTATACACCCTTTTAATTTTCGCAGCAAACTTACTCACTGCACAAACTGCAAGCAAAGAACAAATTATTTCCGATTTACCGGAAATTGAAATTACTGAAGGTATCAACCTGCATATTATTTCGCCGGAACCGATTCAGTATGTGGATCTGTCAACAGAAAAACTGACTGGAGATTTACCAGCTTCCAATATTGCCAGAATAAAAATCACAGACCATCCTGATTCTGATGAGAAAGGAAAAATCAAAACACCTTCCGTTTTTTTTAATGGAGATAAAATTGGAGTGATAACCGTTGTTGCGCAATCTTTCATCGCACAGTACAAAGTTGTTTACAGAAACCAGGACAACCTCAATACGATTACCAATATCCATATTCAACCCGAAGCGATGCAACCTGTAGAATTTGAAAAAATGGTTTTTTCAAATCTTGAATTGAGAAAATTTGCAATGGATATTATTAAAAAAAAATCTGAGATAAATCCAATAAGGGAAGAGAAGAATCTAAAACTCAGCTTTCAACTCAATAATGTCTATGTAATCAGTGATTACATCTTTTTGGATATGACCATCAAAAACAATTCTAATCTGAGCTACGATATTGAGGACTTGAAATTCTCTTTAGAAGACAAGAAAATACATAAAGCAACAAACAATCAAAGTGTAGATCTTACCCCAATTTTACAACTCAATCCTCAAAAACACTTCAGGAAAAATTTCAGAAATATCTATGTTTTCAAAAAATTCACTTATCCAAATAGCAAAGTAATGATGATCCGTCTCATTGAAGAGCAACTCTCTGGACGCACCATAGAAATGAAGGTGAACTATTCTGAAATTCTGAAAGCCGATACCTTTTAA
- a CDS encoding M23 family metallopeptidase: MKKLKYTFTLMALFYSCLCFAQFNTITPTIPKKSENPKVSEKSNIEDPVKQKKAKKSWKQVLNITTKSDLKNETKGSTKWLTSQIDSLKTLIKEYSSVKEIRKNEFEKLKDSLMLQAQNRVEETKKASKKQNFFTTYDFVDEPAASFSKIVMPLKNKITITSSYGTRTHPIFGTKKTHNGIDLKASYENVYSVMDGIVTATGWDSKGGGNFIKVKHFNRFETSYLHLSEMYYRAGEIVKAGFVIGKSGNTGNSTGPHLHFSVKEFGQNINPSHFLNDLIKVNNLIATYNE, encoded by the coding sequence ATGAAAAAACTAAAATACACATTTACATTGATGGCGCTGTTTTACAGCTGCTTATGCTTTGCCCAATTCAATACGATTACACCAACAATACCGAAAAAATCTGAAAATCCAAAGGTATCCGAAAAATCTAATATTGAAGATCCGGTAAAACAAAAGAAGGCTAAGAAATCTTGGAAGCAAGTTTTAAATATCACCACAAAATCAGATTTAAAAAATGAAACCAAAGGTTCGACGAAGTGGTTAACGAGTCAAATAGATTCACTGAAAACACTGATTAAAGAGTATAGCAGTGTAAAAGAAATACGAAAAAATGAGTTTGAAAAACTGAAAGATTCTTTGATGCTGCAAGCACAAAATAGAGTAGAAGAAACAAAGAAAGCATCAAAAAAACAAAACTTTTTTACAACGTATGATTTTGTAGACGAACCTGCAGCATCTTTTTCAAAAATTGTAATGCCTCTTAAAAACAAGATTACCATTACATCTTCTTATGGGACAAGAACTCATCCTATTTTCGGAACAAAAAAAACGCACAACGGCATCGACCTTAAAGCCAGTTATGAGAATGTCTATTCTGTAATGGATGGAATTGTTACAGCAACCGGTTGGGATTCTAAAGGCGGAGGGAATTTCATAAAGGTAAAACATTTTAACCGTTTCGAAACTTCCTATCTACATCTTTCAGAAATGTATTATCGAGCTGGAGAAATAGTAAAAGCTGGATTTGTCATCGGAAAAAGCGGGAATACCGGAAACTCCACAGGACCACATCTGCATTTTTCGGTGAAAGAATTCGGACAAAACATCAATCCTTCTCATTTTTTAAATGACCTCATAAAAGTAAACAATTTAATAGCAACATACAATGAATAA
- a CDS encoding helicase-related protein: MKDEDFFNEINDDISVVEGNKKELIVFTNSKDMLSFLELLQLNKQVNNRTIITLNSGSNSKKFLNRYQNYDGKMFLCLSGDRTGNAITRKILTEFNGKNIKDVRPLYEISENGNQDLTEYLENKLNFQDKNTNLVEPKISENESNAIESGTTSDPQQVGNGTPEQNTGELGSKIQSEQNGSYESGQAVGSNNAGNGLAGTERSDLGNRNRGRGSNGGTQPQNDEKNEGREYSLGGIVSGRAISDRRRSDRRPSEVSENSTNKVELDVLISKYKGRKLNNEQVAEVVSAACFVSNDNRILLKENLKVTDDLKEICNQFQSGGTAKEGRGILDEYYTQDKIVDAVRNLIKDHFKTQKEISVLEPSVGTGNFIYATRELSVNSKITGFEINETTAKIAKILHPEVEINLRSFETEFIDDRGNKKDSKDFSERYDLVIGNPPYGEHRGLYKGLGEEPKISKYEDYFVKRSLDSLKPNGVLAMVLPSGWLNRQKNLQNASVLEGFRLPNGAFAGTQIGTDIIILKKNNHQISADISKYFENNHTRVLGENREKTNRFGRLENYIHGNLDEALFKIEQFKNKKETERIGNLFEDLFLENTESNSVTKVPVKKEIIAEKIDELNLTETQEKIELVLSKLNNIKFKSPTITTEIRKYEKLREDLITKPASFSEEKLKELIEKSDRIISIHNTRTEKEYKVQTEPSIKKGILKYQFSKQDEIVNTSLQNSSNITKEQIEAFRDTSYDGTLNNHEKHSKFSNYSDGVWIHDFYYAEGNIYAKLEQLEKDFADKNAVGGTENQYEKQKALLENVLPKAKSLDEIYISPNHEFVHKFELGQIEKDQYNHITKRTESVIVDYNLAERFKDFVGTLSSEAFAGSSAWEVRSFVDNETVTGSDKERNALVRERRKAAANDLFYKFVREELSDDIRTRFVKDFNRNYNNIHVPDYSKFPLFSKIHKNFKGKEFRLAEVQKAGIGRQTTKGVGLLAHEVGYGKTLSGILSMHEAMERGNAKRPIIVVPNDSIMKQWVETIFETIPNAKVNVLGNLGKDYDLSKFDNKDGEITIVTYEGFNNIGFSSEITEELSSKFSYISASEMKGVTNTERDLQIEFQKEKEIEGKMKRGKIYDWEDFGFDHLTYDEVHNANHIVGKVKIEDRRFASDFRSQNQQTSKLGINTWMAAQYIQDKNDGRNVTLLSATPFTNKPLEYYSILSLIANKRLEESGYFNVNTFFETFMEADNDMEIDAKGDVKFKANVRRFKNNSLFQQLLSEFIDIKGEEDNPELIRPNKINKEYKIEQNDLTREQYELLNENFSETEKGAILTHILNARLIAISPYLSPFYDGEEPSIKKFIENSPKLKDTMDLIRQNKKDLPDSGQIVYSELAVAQFPKIKEYLITEIGYKPEEIGIITGATNKNQRISIQNDFNEGKIKVVIGSEAIQEGMNLQENTTDVYMLTLPYNFTSLRQVEGRAWRQGNKNENVRVNFMLTNDSIDVFMLQKLQSKQARYLEAMKKGADVLDISDIRTQELKTSIITNPETRANIEIELIKKKIESEKNKHLADSAFVLRKYEDVLKVKELVTQAEHSYNRIEGYSKNGDANAEYWATQLPSYQKTIELHKVQVQEVIENLAQKGIDVTQIEYQTKMTEDKIAELDKKLEELPAVRENLVVQYRIEKEEQLKANENRNYVRERARENTVLYNNLTTVDFIDKVLNQKENIYLDNFQNVVRRR, encoded by the coding sequence GTGAAAGATGAAGATTTTTTTAATGAGATAAATGATGACATTTCTGTAGTTGAAGGAAATAAAAAGGAACTTATTGTTTTCACAAACAGTAAGGATATGCTTTCATTCTTGGAGCTTCTTCAATTGAACAAGCAAGTCAATAATAGAACAATTATTACCTTAAATTCCGGTTCCAATAGCAAAAAGTTCCTCAATAGATACCAGAATTATGATGGCAAAATGTTTTTATGTCTGAGCGGGGACAGAACAGGAAATGCAATAACCAGAAAAATTCTTACAGAATTTAATGGCAAAAATATCAAAGACGTTCGTCCGTTGTATGAAATTTCTGAAAATGGGAATCAAGACCTGACCGAATATTTAGAGAATAAACTCAATTTTCAAGATAAAAATACTAATTTAGTTGAACCAAAAATTTCTGAAAATGAAAGCAATGCAATTGAATCCGGAACAACATCCGATCCTCAGCAAGTGGGAAACGGAACACCTGAACAAAACACTGGAGAACTTGGCTCAAAAATCCAATCCGAGCAAAACGGAAGTTACGAAAGCGGACAAGCAGTGGGCAGCAACAATGCTGGAAATGGACTTGCAGGCACAGAACGGAGCGATTTGGGAAACCGAAACCGAGGAAGAGGATCCAATGGAGGAACACAACCGCAAAATGATGAAAAAAATGAGGGAAGAGAATATTCCTTGGGCGGAATCGTATCCGGGAGAGCTATATCCGATAGAAGAAGATCCGATAGAAGACCTTCCGAGGTAAGTGAAAATTCAACAAATAAGGTAGAGCTAGATGTTCTCATTTCAAAATATAAAGGGCGAAAACTTAATAATGAACAAGTTGCGGAAGTAGTTTCTGCAGCTTGTTTTGTTTCTAATGACAACAGAATTCTTCTCAAAGAAAATCTGAAAGTCACGGATGATTTAAAAGAAATCTGCAATCAATTCCAAAGTGGCGGAACCGCAAAAGAAGGCAGAGGGATTTTAGATGAATATTACACACAAGATAAAATTGTCGATGCAGTCCGCAATTTAATCAAAGACCATTTCAAAACTCAAAAAGAAATTTCTGTTTTAGAACCCAGCGTTGGTACAGGAAATTTTATCTATGCCACTCGCGAATTATCTGTAAATTCTAAAATTACAGGCTTTGAAATCAACGAAACCACGGCGAAAATTGCAAAAATTCTACATCCCGAAGTCGAGATCAACCTTCGTTCGTTTGAAACTGAATTTATTGATGACAGAGGTAATAAAAAAGACTCAAAAGATTTTTCAGAAAGATATGATTTGGTCATCGGAAATCCGCCTTATGGCGAACATCGTGGGCTTTACAAAGGATTAGGCGAAGAACCTAAAATTTCAAAATACGAAGATTATTTTGTTAAACGGTCATTAGATTCTTTGAAACCCAACGGCGTTTTGGCGATGGTTCTTCCATCAGGTTGGCTCAACCGACAAAAGAATTTACAGAATGCTAGTGTTTTGGAAGGTTTCCGTTTACCCAATGGCGCTTTTGCAGGAACACAAATCGGAACGGATATTATCATTCTCAAAAAAAACAATCACCAGATTTCTGCGGATATTTCCAAATATTTTGAAAATAATCACACAAGAGTTCTCGGGGAAAACCGTGAGAAAACCAATCGTTTTGGGCGTTTGGAAAATTATATCCACGGAAATTTGGATGAAGCTCTCTTTAAGATTGAACAATTTAAAAATAAAAAAGAAACCGAGAGAATCGGAAATCTTTTTGAAGATTTGTTTTTAGAAAATACTGAGTCCAATTCTGTTACAAAAGTTCCTGTAAAAAAAGAAATTATTGCGGAGAAAATAGATGAGTTGAATTTAACAGAAACTCAAGAAAAAATTGAATTGGTACTTTCTAAACTCAATAACATCAAGTTTAAATCTCCCACCATTACGACTGAAATAAGAAAGTATGAAAAACTGCGCGAAGATTTAATCACAAAACCAGCATCGTTTTCAGAAGAAAAATTAAAAGAATTGATAGAAAAAAGTGATAGAATAATTTCTATTCACAATACGAGAACTGAGAAGGAATATAAAGTCCAAACGGAGCCTTCCATAAAGAAAGGAATTTTAAAATATCAATTCTCCAAACAGGATGAAATTGTAAATACTTCCTTGCAAAATAGTTCAAACATTACGAAAGAACAAATTGAAGCATTCAGAGATACATCTTACGATGGAACGCTCAACAATCACGAAAAACATTCCAAATTTTCAAATTATTCTGATGGAGTTTGGATTCACGATTTTTATTATGCAGAAGGAAATATTTATGCGAAGTTAGAGCAGCTCGAAAAAGATTTTGCAGATAAAAATGCTGTTGGTGGAACGGAAAATCAGTACGAAAAACAAAAAGCATTATTAGAAAATGTTCTACCAAAAGCGAAATCTTTAGATGAAATTTATATCAGTCCGAACCACGAGTTCGTGCACAAATTTGAGTTAGGCCAAATAGAAAAAGACCAATATAATCATATTACAAAACGTACCGAATCAGTCATTGTAGATTACAATCTTGCGGAAAGATTCAAAGACTTTGTAGGCACTTTGTCAAGTGAAGCCTTTGCGGGTTCTTCAGCTTGGGAAGTGCGAAGCTTTGTAGATAATGAAACGGTTACAGGAAGCGATAAAGAGCGAAATGCGTTAGTCAGAGAAAGACGAAAAGCTGCTGCGAATGATTTGTTTTACAAATTTGTACGTGAAGAATTATCAGATGACATTAGAACTCGTTTTGTAAAAGATTTTAACCGCAATTACAATAACATCCACGTTCCGGATTATTCTAAATTCCCATTGTTTTCAAAGATTCATAAGAATTTCAAAGGAAAGGAATTTAGATTAGCAGAGGTTCAGAAGGCGGGAATCGGAAGACAGACCACAAAAGGCGTAGGACTTTTAGCGCACGAAGTGGGTTATGGAAAAACATTGTCCGGAATCCTTTCAATGCACGAAGCAATGGAAAGAGGAAATGCGAAAAGACCAATCATCGTAGTTCCGAATGACAGCATTATGAAACAATGGGTGGAAACGATTTTTGAAACGATTCCCAACGCGAAAGTTAATGTTTTAGGGAATTTGGGGAAAGATTATGACCTTTCAAAATTTGATAATAAAGACGGAGAAATAACCATCGTTACTTATGAAGGTTTTAACAATATTGGATTTTCATCAGAAATAACCGAAGAACTTTCGTCAAAATTCAGTTACATCTCTGCAAGTGAAATGAAGGGCGTTACCAATACCGAAAGAGACCTCCAAATTGAGTTTCAGAAAGAAAAGGAGATTGAGGGAAAAATGAAGCGTGGTAAAATCTATGACTGGGAAGATTTTGGATTCGACCATTTGACTTACGACGAAGTTCACAATGCCAATCATATTGTAGGAAAAGTAAAAATTGAGGACCGAAGATTTGCGTCCGATTTTAGAAGTCAAAACCAACAGACTTCCAAACTGGGAATCAATACCTGGATGGCAGCTCAGTACATTCAAGACAAAAACGACGGAAGAAATGTGACCTTGCTTTCCGCAACGCCTTTTACCAACAAGCCTTTGGAATATTATTCCATTCTTTCTTTAATAGCAAATAAAAGATTAGAAGAATCGGGATATTTCAACGTCAATACTTTCTTCGAGACCTTTATGGAAGCGGATAATGATATGGAAATTGATGCAAAGGGTGATGTGAAATTTAAAGCCAACGTTCGGAGATTTAAAAATAATTCGCTGTTTCAACAATTACTTTCGGAATTCATTGATATAAAAGGAGAAGAAGACAATCCTGAATTAATTCGTCCCAACAAAATTAACAAAGAATATAAAATTGAACAGAATGATCTCACAAGAGAACAGTATGAGCTGCTCAATGAAAATTTCAGTGAGACTGAAAAAGGAGCAATTTTAACACATATTCTCAATGCCAGATTGATTGCTATTTCACCGTATTTATCGCCATTTTATGATGGCGAAGAACCTTCAATAAAAAAATTCATAGAAAATTCTCCGAAGTTAAAAGACACGATGGATTTGATAAGGCAGAACAAAAAAGATCTTCCTGACTCAGGACAAATTGTGTATTCTGAATTAGCAGTTGCTCAGTTTCCAAAAATAAAAGAATATCTCATAACAGAAATTGGTTACAAACCCGAAGAAATCGGAATCATTACCGGGGCGACCAATAAAAACCAAAGAATTTCTATTCAAAATGATTTTAATGAAGGAAAAATAAAAGTAGTTATTGGAAGTGAAGCCATTCAGGAAGGAATGAACCTTCAGGAAAACACAACCGATGTTTATATGCTTACGTTGCCATATAATTTTACGTCACTCCGACAAGTGGAAGGACGAGCCTGGAGGCAAGGAAACAAGAACGAAAATGTGCGGGTTAATTTTATGCTGACCAATGACAGTATTGATGTGTTTATGCTTCAAAAACTGCAATCCAAACAGGCAAGATATTTAGAAGCAATGAAAAAAGGAGCCGATGTTTTGGATATTTCAGACATCAGGACTCAAGAATTAAAAACCTCCATCATTACCAATCCCGAAACCAGAGCCAATATCGAAATCGAACTCATTAAAAAGAAGATTGAAAGTGAAAAAAATAAACATTTGGCCGATAGTGCATTTGTTCTGAGAAAATATGAAGATGTTTTGAAAGTAAAAGAATTGGTAACCCAAGCCGAGCATTCATATAATAGAATTGAAGGCTATTCGAAAAATGGCGATGCAAATGCTGAATATTGGGCAACCCAATTACCATCATATCAAAAAACAATTGAACTTCATAAAGTTCAAGTACAAGAAGTAATTGAAAATTTAGCTCAGAAAGGAATAGATGTTACTCAAATTGAATATCAAACCAAAATGACTGAAGATAAAATTGCGGAACTGGATAAAAAGCTGGAAGAGCTTCCAGCAGTTAGAGAAAATTTAGTAGTTCAATACAGAATAGAAAAAGAGGAACAGCTTAAAGCGAATGAAAATAGAAATTATGTGAGAGAAAGAGCGAGGGAAAATACAGTTTTATATAACAATTTAACAACAGTAGATTTTATAGATAAAGTATTAAACCAAAAAGAGAATATTTACTTAGATAATTTTCAGAATGTTGTCCGAAGAAGGTAG